Genomic window (Macaca thibetana thibetana isolate TM-01 chromosome 6, ASM2454274v1, whole genome shotgun sequence):
ctaatggaaagaaaaggcttccccaaagcaaaataaatcatcagagtaaacaaaaaacctacagaataggagaaactatttgcaaattatgtatctgacaaaggactaatagatacagaatctacaagaaattGAAACGAATcatcaaagaaaacacaaataatcccattaaaaagtgagcaaatgacATGcatagacgtttctcaaaagaagatacacaaataacTAATAAACAGGGGAAAATGCTCCACATctctaattatcagggaaatgcaaattaaacccacaatGAGAAACAGCTGAGTTTCTCACCCACCttaccccagtcagaatggctaattATTCAAGAGTCAATAATTACTGACTAATTATTCAATAGTCAAAAAACAGTAGGTATTGGCGtaaatgtggtgaaaaggaaacgcTCAGGCATTGCTGGTGGAATGTCAATTAGTACatcctctgtggaaaacagtgccGAGATTTCACAACGAACtcaaagtagatctaccattccatccagcaatcccactactgggtacacaCCTAAAAAcaagaagtcattatatcaaagaaacctgcacacatatttttatcacagcacaattcacaattgcaaagatataaaatcaacctggccgggcgcggtggctcacgcctgtaatcccagcactttgggaggccgaggcgggaggatcacgaggtcaggagctcgagaccatcctggctaacacggtgaaatcccgtctctactaaaaatacaaaaaactagccgggcgtgatggcgggcgcctgtagtcccagctactcgggaggctgaggcaggagaatggcgggaacccgggaggcggagcttgcagtgagccgagaccgcgccactgcactgcagcctgggcgacaaagcgagactctgtcaaaaaaaaaaaaaaaaaacccacctaaGTGCCCATCCACTGATGAGTGGGTCCCAAGACGGCCATTCGGAAGCAGCTGTGGTCTGTGGCACTCACAAAAAGGAAGAGGGGCGAGTGAATGCAGtaccttcaactgaaatatccatgTACTCACATTGAGACTATGTAGGAAATCAATCTGACCcatagagaatgaagaaaagcagggtgGAGAAACAGCCCAACCTGGAGCAACACAGAGCCAAGGGAACCCGTACCCCCAGCCgagggaagcagtgagtgattGCATGCTCCCGGGAAACCACACTTCTCCTGTGGATCTTTGCGATCTGTGGATCAGGAGGTCCCCTTATAGGCCCATGACTCCAGGGCCTTGGGTCCGATACATTTAGCTGTGTGGAGTCTCCGCAGAGCAGCTGCTGGAACATGTACAGAGACCCAGGAGCTTTACATACTCTGGCCTTGGGATCCCTGGCAAGGGCATCTGCAGCTCAGGCAAGGCAGAAGGTCTGTGCATACCCCTAGGAAGGGGTTAAATCCTGGGGGCTGGGCAGCATCAATCTGCAGGCCCCATTTCCACGGCACTTCACAAGATAAGACCctctggcttggaattccagccagccacaAGAAACAAGGTGGAGCCTGCCCGAGATAGGACAAAGACCCCAGGAAAGGGGCACACTCTATCTATGCTGTTTGGTCAGCTCAGCTGTTTCGGTCTGcgggctttggagagtccaaatgGTCGGGATGAGGTAGGGTAcctccagcacagcacagctgctttcCCAGAacgtggccagactgcttctttaagcagggCCCCAACCCACTGCTCCTTTTGGGGTGGGTACTCCCAGCCAGGGCCTCCAGTCACACCTGCCTGACAGAGTTCTAATTTCTCCCTGAGTCTAAGTGCCCATGGGGCAGGGCGTGCTGCCACCATGACTGTCCAGGCATCTCAGCTGGTCCAGTCTGTGGGCCTTGGAAAGCCCTAATGGATCAGGGGTTGAGGGAATCACCAATACAGCACAGCCGCCCTACCAAAAAGCAGTTAGATTGCTTAAGTATGTTCCTGATCCCATTCCTCCCGACTGCATGAGATTTTCCCAAGCAGTGTAACCAGGAACCTCCTACAGATGCATTCAAGCCAGCAACAAGTTTAGTACCCTCCTGGGTacttccagaggaagaagcaagATGCCATCtgtgctgttttgcagccttcaaGGGTGATAATTCCAAGTATGGGAAAAACCCAGGTGACTACAGTCTGGAGCAGAcacccagcaaactgcagcagccctacagaagagtggccagagtggaaaaaaaaaaaaaaccagcaaacaaccaccacaacaaaactaaaaacccCATctaaaggtcagcaacctcaaagctTGAAGccagataaatccacaaagataagaaagaattcgacaatgctttttattttctcttatatttccTTCAGATGAAATTAAGCTTCACATTCACAGAATAACATGTCCTATCACATTCATATCACATTTTTGCATGTCTAACTTGATTTTTTCTCCTGAACTTTACTAAGTGATATTGATATTCATCagtttcaattttgaaaaaaaaagaaaagaaattcatgttgcctcttttaattcttttttttcccttaaaatcttttattattattattatacttttaagttctagggtacatgtgcacaatgtgcaggtttgttacatatgtatccatgtgccatgttggtgtgctgcacccattaactcgtatggaaccaaaaaagagcccgcattgccaagacaatcctaagtcaaaagaacaaagctagaggcatcaccctacctgacttcaaactatactacaaggctacagtaaccaaaacagcatggtactggtaccaaaacagagatatagaccaatagaacagaacagagccctcagaaataatccacacatctacaaccatctgatctttgacaaacctgacaaaaacaagaaatggggaaaggattccctattcaataaatggtgctgggaaaactggacagccatatgtagaaagctgaaactggatcccttccttacaccttatgcaaaaattaattcaagatggattaaagacttaaatgttagacctaaagcaataaaaacccaaaagaaaacttaggcaataccattcaggacataggcatgggtaaggacttcatgtttaaaacaccaaaagcaatggtgacaaaagccaaaattgacaaatgggatgtaattaaactaaagagcttctgcacagcaaaagaaactaccatcagagtgaacaggcaacctacagaatgggagaaaatttttgcaatctacctatctgacaaagagctaatatctaggatctacaaagaacttaaacaaatttacaagaaaaaaaatcaaacaaccccatcaaaacgtgggcctcttttaattcttaaaaaaagaaagaaagaaagaaagaattagcacaataaaaaccctgaaaactcAAAAACCCAGAGGGTcccttttcctccaaatgaccacaacaTCTCTCCACCAAGGGCTCAGAAGTGGGCTGAGAATGAGATGGCTAAAATGACAGGATGTGGATAAAAATAAACTTCACTGACCTAAAAGATCATGTTGTAACCCAATggaaagaagctaagaatcatgataaaacaatgcagACTTAGACTCcgacacaataataatgagagactttaacaccccactgacaatattagacagatcgtcaagacagaaaattaacagatattcaggacctgaactcagttctggatcaaatggacctaacagatatctacaaaactctccacccaaaaacaatagaatatacattcttctcatcaccacacaGCAGtcactctaaaattgatcacataattggaagtaaaacacttttcaccaaatgcaaaagaagtgaaattataACAGTCTCTTGGACCACAgaacaatcaaattagaactcaagattaagaaattcactcaaaaccatacaactacacggaaactgaacaacctgcactggaatgacttttgggtaaataatgaaattaaggcagaaatcaagaagttctttgaaactaatgagaatgaagataaaatgtaccagaatctctgggacgcagctaaagcagtgttaagagggaaatctgttgcactaaacacccacatcaaaaagttagaaagaactTGTTaaaaacctaacatcacaactaaaaatCTAGAGGACAGGAGCAAACAAAtgccaaagctaacagaagattataaataaccaagatcacagctgaactaaggagatagagacattttttaaaaacccttcaaaaaatcaatgaattcagtagcgggtgttttgaaaaaaattaataaaatagataaacttCTATCCAggctaataaaaaagaaaaaagaggagattaaaataaacacaatcaggtgggtgtggtgactcacgcctgtaatcccagcactttgggaggccgaggggggtcgatcacaaggtcaagagatcaagccCACCCTGATCAaaatgatgaaactccatctctactaaaaatacaaaaattagctggacatggtgacgcatgcctgtagtcccagctactcaggaggctgaggcaggagaatcgcttgaacccaggaggtgaaggttgcagtgagccgagatagtgccactgcactccagcatggtgatagagactccgtctcaaaaaaaaaaaaaaaaaccacaatcagaaacatgggggatatcaccactaacCCCAGGGAAATACACACAACCATCAGAGACTATAAACAACACCTCCATGCACACAAACTAGGAAAttagaagaaatacataaattcctggacatgaACACCCTACCAAGACTGatccaggaagaaatcaaattctcaaatagaccaataataagttctaaaattgaagcagtaattaatagcctaccaatcaaaaaaagcccaggaccagaggattcacagctgaattctatcagaggttaattaaaaaaaaaaaagagggagctggtaccattcctactgaaactattccaaaatactaggccagcatcattctgataccaaaacctggcagagataacaacaataaaagaaaacctgaggctaatatccttgataaacattgatgcaaaattcctcaacaaaatactggcaaatcaaatccagcagcacatcaaaaagcttatccaccacaatcaagtaggcttcatccccatgatgcaaggcttgttcaacatacacacatcaataaatgtgattcatcacataaacagaactaaagacaaaaaccacatgattatctcaatagatatagaaaagacctttcataaaattaaacatcacttcatgttaaaaactctcaataaactaggtattgaaggaacatacctcaaaataataagagtcagaTATgataaatccacagccaatatcatactgaatggtcaagggctggaagcatttcctttgcaaactggcacaaaacaaggttgccctttctcaccactcctattcaacatagtactggaagtcttagccagagtaatcatacaaaagaaataaagggcatccaaattgttaaagaggaagttaaactgtcACTCTCTACAATggtatgattgtatacctagaaaatcttAAAGACTCATGTAAAAAGCCCTTAGATCTGTTAaacgaattcagtaaagtttaaggatacaaaatcaatgtatacaaatcagtagcactgctaaaaaccaacagtgaccaagctaagaatcaaatcaagaactcaaccccttttataatagctgcaaaaaataaagtacttaggaatatacctatcCAAGGATGTGAACGACCTCTACAAGGAAGAGTGCAAAATACGGCTGAAGGAAATCATagatgaaagaaacaaatataaaaacatcccatgctcatggatgggtagaatcaatattgtaaaaatgactatactgccaaaagcgatctacaaattcaatgcaatttccatcaatATTCCattatcattcttcacagaactagaaaaaagctattctaaaatttatatgggagtataaaagagcctgcatagccaaagtaAGGCTGAGTACAAAGAAGGAatatggaggcatcacattacccaacttcaaattatactgcaaggTTATaggtaccaaaacagcatggtactggtataaaaataggcatatagaccaatggaacaaaatacataacccagaaataaagccaaatacttacagccaactgatcttcgacaaagcaaacaaaaacgtaAAGGAgcgaaaggacaccctattcaaccaATAGTGCCGGGATAATTGGCAAGCTTTATATAGAAGGATGAAAGTGGATCCTCaactctcaccttatacaaaaatcaactcaagatggatcaaatactttaaatctgagacctgaaaccataaaagttctagaaggtaacatcagaaaaactcttctagacactagcttaggcaaagagttaatgaccaagaacccaaaagcaaatgcaagaaaaacaaagataaatagatgggacttaattaaactaaaaagcttctgcacaacaaaaatcttaataataatcaacagagtaaacaaacaacctacagagtgggagaaaatattcacatactATGTATCTTACAAAGGACTAATGTtgagaatctacaaggaactcaaagccgcaaggaaaagaacaaataatcccgtcaaaaagtgggctaaaacATAAATaggcaattttcaaaagaagatatgcaaatagccaccaaacatatgaaaaaatgttcaataatgatcagggaaatgtaaatcaaaagcacaatgcaatgccaccttactcctgcaagaatggccataattaaaaaatcaaaaaataatagatgttatgGTGGATGAGgtgaggaacacttttacactgctggtgggaatgtaaactagcacaaccactatggaaaacagtgtggagattccctaaagaactaaaaggagatctaccatttgatccaccaattccactactgggtatcggcccagagaaaaataagtcattatatgaaaaaaacacttgcacacacatgtttatagcagcacaattcacaattgcaaaaacatgaaaccagactgggcgtggtggctcatacctgtaatcccagcactttgggaggccaaggtgggtggatcatgaggtcaggagatcaagaccatcctggctaacatggtgaaaccccgtctctactaaagatacaacaaattagctgacatggtggcaagcacctgtagtcccagctactccagaggctgaagcagaagaatagcgtgaacctgggaggcggagcttgcagtgagccgagatcgctccactgcactccagcctgggtgacagagtgagactccgtctcaaaaaaagaaaaggaaagaaagaaaccagccaATGCCCATCAATCGGgtcgataaagaaaatgttttatatatatatgcatatatatattttatatatgtatacatacacacacacacacacacataccactaAATACAACTCAGccaaaaataggaaagaaataatggtattcccagcaacctggatggaattggagaccactattttaagtgaagtaactcaagaatggaaaatcaaacattatatgttctcacttataaacgGGAGCTGAGCTATGACAACACAAAAACATAAGAATGTTACAATGAAACTTGTGGACTtgggtggaaggatggaagggggtgaggaataaaaggctacacattgggtacagtgtacactgctcaggtgacaggcATACCAAAATTTCCGAAATTCTGTGCATtaaataacttatccatgtaaccaaacactacctgctccccaaaaactactgaaataatactaataataaacaaaccaaaagaaaacaggaacatatacaccatggactgctactcagccataaacaGGAATGAAACTATGTCAtttcagcaacttggatggaactggaggtcattattctctGAAAAGTAACTCAGGAATCTACAAGCGAATAGTGCACCATCTCACCTAGAAGTGAAAGCTAAGCTATGGGTCCACAAAGGCATGCAGTGTAGTATACTAAACATCAGAGACTCAGAAgtggggagggtgagaggagggtgaCGGAGGAGAAACTGCCCGTTGAGTAAAATGTAAACTAACTGGGTGATGAGTGCACTCAAATCCCAGACTTCAAcactatacaattcatctatGGAACCAAAGACAACGTGTACTCCTAAAGCTATTGaaacacacttaaaaaaatttaacaacaaaacagtaataataagaAGCTCGAATTTTGAAACACTCATATGAACTTATTTTGTAAGTACTGATATCATGGAATCTCTTGTTCTGTGTGCCGTACCTACATGGAATTGAGCATTAATGTCTACTACAGGTATCACAAAAGTCTTTTAACGGTGTATTTGAAGAGAATTCACAACTACACAATTTATCTATGGCACCTAAAACCACAGGTACCCCTACAAatattgaaataacaaaatacattCAATGTTTTCTTAGCTCAGCTGTGACCTCGGGTCAGCAGGTCAGTGAGGTCAAGGCTGGCTTCTCAGGACCTCATGGCATTCCCATCATGGGCAATGGCAGGGTAGCTCAGCTAAGGCTCCCTTCCCCCTTCAAAGGGGAAAAGGAGCTTGAGGGGGCTGAGGGGAAAACCAGTGACAGTCACATGTGATTCTTTTCTCAGGAAAGCTTTGGCTTATCCGGAGTCAAATCTGCTGGAGGCTACAAGAAGATTTTCATGAGTGTCACTTTTGGGGAGAAAATGTCACAGGAGAATCCCTGACAGAGTAGTGACCATTTCAAATTTTTCCAATTTCCATACCCCCTCCAACCCCCCTCCCGACACACTTCATTCTCAAAGGAACTGATAAAACCTCATGATCTCAGGCCTTGGTGTTTGGGAGCAGATGTGTACGTTGGCTAACTTTCGACTTTGCTAAAAAATTTTTTCCACTGTCAATATTTCCATGACGATGGAAAAATGTAAACTTTCAGATTATCTTTCACACCTAGAACTTTGggtgacccacccacctaccATTCCTCCCACAAGGCACATGCCAGAGGTTTGCCCCTCCCTTGGGTGTGTGCAGAACGCGGGGACTTGATTGGATTTTCACAACCCTGATGAGCTTGAGGATCTAGTGAAGCAGGGAGTACAATGGAGGGTAGCTGGGTGGGTTTAATGCAATCATCTGAGCCCCTTATAAGAGGCAGGGCTTTACTGAGACCAGAGATCTCCAGTCAGAAAGAGACTGCCTGCGAGGGAGATTCCTGGCCGCTGCTGTGAAGACCAAAACAACCCAGGACCCTGTGGGGAGACTAAACAGCCCAGCCTCTGCCCCACAGACCTGAGAGCTGGTAAGTCTGGGGCTGGGTTTGCAGGGACTAAGTGTGTAGGAGGGTCATGCGCATGGATCTCAACTCACAGGCTCTCTGATTCCTGAATCCACAGCACCACTGCCCTCGCTCTCTGACGCCAGCACCGCCTGCAGCCAGCCAGGCTCGGCCCAAAGAGAGGGGAGAGGCTACAGCCCAGGCCATGGCGCGCACCAAGCAGACCGCCCGGAAAGCCACCAACTGGCAGGCCCCCAGGAAGCCCCTGGCCACCAAAGCCCCAGGCAAGAGGTTGCCGCCTAGAGGAGGGATCAAGAAGCCTCACCGCTATAGGCCTGGCACCCAGGCGCTGCGCGAAATCAGAAAGTACCAGAAGTCCACGCAGCTGCTCCTGCGCAAGCTGCCTTTCCAGTGCCTGGTGCGCGAGATCGCCCAGGCCATCAGCCCGGACCTGCGCTTCCAGAGCGCGGCCATTGGCGCCCTGCAGGAGGCCAGCGAGGCCTACCTGGTGAGCCTCTTTGAAGATACCAACCTGTGTGCCATCCATGCCAGACGTGTCACAATTATGCCCAGAGACATGCAGCTGGCCCGCCGCATCCGCGGAGAGGGTGCTTAAGAACCCAAAGGTAGCTAAGCATAGGATTGGGAGTGGAAACAGGCAGAAATCAGGTCTTGGTGGTGTTTCTGTGTGCTTTTGTCAATGTCTAATCTACCTTGAGGGTCATAAGGCACTAGTAGTGTCAAGTGGGAAGTTTCAGTGAGCGAGTTTCAGCACTTCAACTCTACATCAATTTGCAAGAAACCTGTTCATTTTCACTGGACTACGCCTCTGTTTAGACTACTTCAAACCAAATAAATCTCTTCCTGATGGCAACTCGGTGATGTTTGTTTAACTTGATCAGTAGATGAGATCCACACTTTGACTTTTCCCGTATGCAGCTCTGTGTTTGCAATGTTCCCTGTGTCCTGGGCTGTTCCTACTAGTTTGCTATGAACACACATTCAACTCCACTTCCTAAAATACGAACAGACTCTCTATCCACAAGGCACTTCACATTATGGGAGGCAGTGTGACTGTGTTTGTGGgtaggaaagggaaagaggaagccTTTAGAAGTCTGATGCTGTTCATCTCTGGCAGTTCAGCGTCCTAGAACGTGGTCACATCCATGGCCATGACTGGAATGACCCAGGTCTCGGTAGGGGAGGTAGTAGCAGAGGCCCTAGAAGTCTATGAGATGTGAGGAGACACACCCCCACTGCAGCCAAACCGTTTGAGGCAGGCAGACTGTACGATCAAGTTTAAggaacacttttatttatttattatttttattttattttattttatttatttattttttttttttggagacacagtctggctctgtcgtccaggctggagtgcagtggcaagatcttggctcactgcaagctccgcctcccgggttcatgccattctcctgcctcagcctcctgagtagctgggactacaggcaagtgccaccactcccggctaatttttttgtgtttttagtagggacgggtttcaccgtgttagccaggatggtctagatctcctgacctcgtgatgcacccgcctgggctcccaaagtgctgggattacaggcgggaggcactgcgcccggtctattttttttttcctttttgttttgagatggagtctccctctgtctcggttcactgcaacctccaactccctggttcaagcgattctcttgtctcagcctcctgagtagctgggattacaggcaagcgccaccaggcacagctaatttttgtatttttagtaaaggcacagtttcactatgttggccaagatggtctcaatctcctgaccttgtgatctgcccacctcggcctcccaaagtgctgggattacaggcgagagtcaccacacccggcccaatttttcctttttttttttttttttctttttgagatgtagtctcactctgtagccaggttggagtgcagtggcatgatctcggcccactgcaacctccgactccctggttcaagtcattctcctgcctcagccacccaagtagctgggatgacaggcaagTACTACCATATACAGCTAAATttgttgtagttttagtagagacggggtttcac
Coding sequences:
- the LOC126956436 gene encoding histone H3.Y; this translates as MARTKQTARKATNWQAPRKPLATKAPGKRLPPRGGIKKPHRYRPGTQALREIRKYQKSTQLLLRKLPFQCLVREIAQAISPDLRFQSAAIGALQEASEAYLVSLFEDTNLCAIHARRVTIMPRDMQLARRIRGEGA